In one Macrobrachium rosenbergii isolate ZJJX-2024 chromosome 53, ASM4041242v1, whole genome shotgun sequence genomic region, the following are encoded:
- the LOC136834416 gene encoding uncharacterized protein isoform X1 codes for MTYLKEKLVEELKDQGVVMLDKTVVALSALGLALVTTGIATLAVLKWQQTSRKLRKYVEQYTRTEVVQQYLVHHYAKLEDLPHLKNLIPRTAENYHEELAKFVVNTCDEHGVAKARLLDVGCGPGVTSFYLSSIFKEVIGTDVSMPMIMAGQQMKQFAEFGSPFSSEGGKFIKLYRLRVPDSADRKKVVFWNEDVCSLLYTCGKFECILVSNTLTDLHDPKVFLETIGQYVRVGGLLIISDVYNWSVGPEVCLGGEGVVETFSLLKEILKSSWDFQKEANLPYFLPKCARLAEVGNAHVTVWKRKDELSEEEV; via the coding sequence GTGTTGTAATGTTGGATAAGACTGTTGTTGCCCTCTCAGCCCTAGGCCTGGCTTTAGTAACTACAGGTATTGCCACACTGGCAGTGTTGAAGTGGCAGCAAACATCTAGAAAACTTAGAAAATATGTAGAACAATATACCAGGACAGAAGTTGTTCAACAATATTTGGTTCATCACTATGCCAAATTGGAAGACCTTCCCCACTTGAAAAACCTCATCCCAAGAACAGCAGAAAATTATCATGAAGAACTTGCAAAATTTGTTGTTAATACCTGTGATGAGCATGGAGTAGCCAAAGCCCGGTTATTAGACGTAGGTTGTGGCCCTGGCGTCACTTCTTTCTACCTGTCGAGTATTTTCAAGGAAGTCATTGGAACAGATGTAAGTATGCCAATGATAATGGCAGGGCAACAGATGAAACAGTTTGCAGAATTTGGGTCTCCATTTTCTAGTGAAGGAGGGAAGTTTATTAAACTTTATAGATTACGTGTGCCTGACTCAGCTGATAGGAAGAAAGTAGTGTTTTGGAATGAAGACGTATGTTCTCTTTTATATACATGTGGGAAGTTTGAATGTATCTTGGTCTCAAATACCCTCACAGACTTGCATGATCCCAAAGTTTTTTTAGAAACTATTGGACAGTATGTGAGAGTGGGAGGATTACTAATAATTTCTGATGTATACAATTGGTCAGTTGGGCCAGAAGTCTGTCTAGGTGGGGAAGGTGTGGTTGAGACTTTTTCATTGTTGAAAGAAATACTCAAGTCTTCCTGGGATTTTCAAAAAGAGGCTAATTTGCCTTATTTTTTACCTAAATGTGCTCGACTGGCTGAAGTAGGAAATGCTCATGTAActgtttggaaaagaaaagatgaactaTCAGAAGAGGAGGTATGA
- the LOC136834416 gene encoding uncharacterized protein isoform X2, with translation MLDKTVVALSALGLALVTTGIATLAVLKWQQTSRKLRKYVEQYTRTEVVQQYLVHHYAKLEDLPHLKNLIPRTAENYHEELAKFVVNTCDEHGVAKARLLDVGCGPGVTSFYLSSIFKEVIGTDVSMPMIMAGQQMKQFAEFGSPFSSEGGKFIKLYRLRVPDSADRKKVVFWNEDVCSLLYTCGKFECILVSNTLTDLHDPKVFLETIGQYVRVGGLLIISDVYNWSVGPEVCLGGEGVVETFSLLKEILKSSWDFQKEANLPYFLPKCARLAEVGNAHVTVWKRKDELSEEEV, from the coding sequence ATGTTGGATAAGACTGTTGTTGCCCTCTCAGCCCTAGGCCTGGCTTTAGTAACTACAGGTATTGCCACACTGGCAGTGTTGAAGTGGCAGCAAACATCTAGAAAACTTAGAAAATATGTAGAACAATATACCAGGACAGAAGTTGTTCAACAATATTTGGTTCATCACTATGCCAAATTGGAAGACCTTCCCCACTTGAAAAACCTCATCCCAAGAACAGCAGAAAATTATCATGAAGAACTTGCAAAATTTGTTGTTAATACCTGTGATGAGCATGGAGTAGCCAAAGCCCGGTTATTAGACGTAGGTTGTGGCCCTGGCGTCACTTCTTTCTACCTGTCGAGTATTTTCAAGGAAGTCATTGGAACAGATGTAAGTATGCCAATGATAATGGCAGGGCAACAGATGAAACAGTTTGCAGAATTTGGGTCTCCATTTTCTAGTGAAGGAGGGAAGTTTATTAAACTTTATAGATTACGTGTGCCTGACTCAGCTGATAGGAAGAAAGTAGTGTTTTGGAATGAAGACGTATGTTCTCTTTTATATACATGTGGGAAGTTTGAATGTATCTTGGTCTCAAATACCCTCACAGACTTGCATGATCCCAAAGTTTTTTTAGAAACTATTGGACAGTATGTGAGAGTGGGAGGATTACTAATAATTTCTGATGTATACAATTGGTCAGTTGGGCCAGAAGTCTGTCTAGGTGGGGAAGGTGTGGTTGAGACTTTTTCATTGTTGAAAGAAATACTCAAGTCTTCCTGGGATTTTCAAAAAGAGGCTAATTTGCCTTATTTTTTACCTAAATGTGCTCGACTGGCTGAAGTAGGAAATGCTCATGTAActgtttggaaaagaaaagatgaactaTCAGAAGAGGAGGTATGA